One Drosophila subobscura isolate 14011-0131.10 chromosome U, UCBerk_Dsub_1.0, whole genome shotgun sequence DNA window includes the following coding sequences:
- the LOC117900007 gene encoding voltage-dependent calcium channel type D subunit alpha-1 isoform X4, with protein MNTGDHKEHASLTQQQQPKEQKQQQPTNNYDALDSSSSNNKLNHKYNNDNDKDRDKSTEKGREASKDTQPVSVVVIDESCPTKNQQPATTIEPTISPRSGGALTTTTSSSQRRRQLQFQRQKEAKLYDQRDEATSSTATTNVMGGGELVNCIAYDDNTLVIERKPSPTSPATSRRYLKAETPTRGSRKYNRKSAAAKSDLEVVIVKPEHHHQHRSPTITLPVPIKTTSAGASPSGTSPSGAGTPSVLQQSCSALEVPDDSSQPSSTNKRPSNSELALSTVTSQIVNNSTYKLDFKQRRHKNGNGNGEAPGGSGPNQGGSASANGSKRRKSSCASCAGAGGGASAPGGSSQRLTPEEALVAAAQSAAASASSWQQQPQNSVTSAGSTNSSFSSGGRDEDSSYSAVGGDSSSSNSCNCDITGDNSTLHGFGVGDVSSFIGDDDCQDDDDDDPNQPDLSSQTLRTAAIVAAVAAAKEDQDQSLGGAGGITDCESFSERRQDADDGVRIVRASGNNDSLEDVGDVDDNADVVVRKNTRNRPSIRRTCRITEEDDDAEEFYDDEEVDDDEPEGTTIDIDEQEQLAHNDDDDDEEEEEQDGDVEGDEDDDDVDEYYEEEEDDTQAFSPFYSSSAELIDNFGGGAGKFFNIMDFERGASGGGFTPNGNGGAAGGGDASHSARYDGAETDLGGGNTIMGIDSMGIANIPETMNGTTIGPSGAGGQKANAAAAGQKRPQRRGKPQPDRPQRALFCLSVKNPLRAMCIRIVEWKPFEFLILLTIFANCVALAVYTPYPGSDSNVTNQTLEKVEYVFLVIFTAECVMKIVAYGFMLHNGAYLRNGWNLLDFTIVVIGAISTALSHLMKDAFDVKALRAFRVLRPLRLVSGVPSLQVVLNSILKAMVPLFHIALLVIFVIIIYAIIGLELFSGKLHKACRDEITGEYEDEIRPCGVGYTCPEGMKCYGGWDGPNQGITNFDNFGLAMLTVFQCVTLEGWTDVLYSIQDSMGSDWQWMYFISMVILGAFFVMNLILGVLSGEFSKERNKAKNRGDFQKLREKQQIEEDLRGYLDWITQAEDIEPDAVGGLIQDGKVKQSNEMDSTENLGEEMPEVQMTESRWRKMKKDFDRVNRRMRRACRKAVKSQAFYWLIIVLVFLNTGVLATEHYQQMDWLDNFQEYTNVVFIGLFTCEMLLKMYSLGFQGYFVSLFNRFDCFVVIGSISETLLTNTGMMPPLGVSVLRCVRLLRVFKVTKYWRSLSNLVASLLNSIQSIASLLLLLFLFIVIFALLGMQVFGGKFNFDGKEEKYRMNFDCFWQSLLTVFQIMTGEDWNAVMYVGINAYGGVSSYGALACVYFIILFICGNYILLNVFLAIAVDNLADADSLSEVEKEEEPHEDPALKKSHSPTPTIDGEDDEHLSIDIDMENNEMDEDKMDHETLSDDEVREMCEEEEEVDEEGMITARPRRMSEVNTATKIVPIPPGTSFFLFSQTNRFRVFCHWLCNHSNFGNIILCCIMFSSAMLAAENPLRANDDLNKVLNKFDYFFTAVFTIELILKLISYGFVLHDGAFCRSAFNLLDLLVVCVSLISLVSSSNAISVVKILRVLRVLRPLRAINRAKGLKYVVKCVVVAIKTIGNIMLVTYLLQFMFAVIGVQLFKGKFFKCSDGSKMTQEECFGTYLVYDDGDVHKPRLREREWTNNRFHFDDVAKGMLTLFTVSTFEGWPGLLYVSIDSNQEDGGPIHNFRPIVAAYYIIYIIIIAFFMVNIFVGFVIVTFQNEGEQEYKNCDLDKNQRNCIEFALKAKPVRRYIPKHGIQYKVWWFVTSSSFEYTIFILIMINTVTLAMKFYNQPLWYTELLDALNMIFTAVFALEFVFKLAAFRFKNYFGDAWNVFDFIIVLGSFIDIVYSEIKSKDTSQAACDIVEGCKSKAKAAGSNLISINFFRLFRVMRLVKLLSKGEGIRTLLWTFIKSFQALPYVALLIVLLFFIYAVVGMQVFGKIALDGGNSISHNNNFQTFQQAVLVLFRSATGEAWQDIMMSCSAQPDVKCDMNSDTPGEQCGSSIAYPYFISFYVLCSFLIINLFVAVIMDNFDYLTRDWSILGPHHLDEFIRLWSEYDPDAKGRIKHLDVVTLLRKISPPLGFGKLCPHRMACKRLVSMNMPLNSDGTVLFNATLFAVVRTSLSIKTEGNIDDCNSELRATIKQIWKRTNPKLLDQVVPPPGNDDEVTVGKFYATYLIQDYFRRFKKRKEQEGKEGHPDSNTVTLQAGLRTLHEVSPALKRAISGNLDELAEEPEPMHRRHHTLFGSVWSSIRRHGNGTFRRSVKATQSNGALTIGGSASAAVGVGGSTLVLGSDPASGDYLYDSLNRSVADGVNHITRNIMQARMAAAGKLQDELHGASSGGELRTFGESISMRPLAKNGAGAGAGGMGMGAATVAGTLPPEANAISYDNRNRGILLHPYNNVYAPNGAIPGHERMIQSTPASPYDQRRLPTSSEMNGLAESLIGGVLAAEGLGKYCDSEFVGTAAREMREALDMTPEEMNLAAHQILSNEHSLSLIGSSTGSIFGGSASGAAGVGGGGGSSSIRNAFGGSGSGPSSLSPQHQPYSGTLQSPPIPDNRLRRVATITNTNNNNKQQLGQNSNNLTTNSQTNMSAANQQQQKSPQRGPGNQNFSS; from the exons ATGAATACAG GAGATCATAAGGAGCATGCCTCACtgacacagcaacagcagcctaaagagcaaaagcaacagcaaccaactAACAACTACGATGCCTTGGATAGTTCTAGCTCGAATAATAAGCTAAATCATAAATAcaataacgataacgataagGATAGGGATAAATCTACGGAGAAGGGTAGGGAAGCCAGCAAAGATACACAACCAGTCAGTGTTGTCGTCATTGATGAATCATGCCCGACCAAGAACCAACAGCCAGCGACCACAATCGAGCCCACCATAAGCCCGAGAAGTGGAGGAGCCTTAACTACGACCACATCCTCCTCCCAACGGCGACGACAGTTGCAGTTCCAGAGACAAAAGGAGGCAAAACTTTATGACCAACGAGATGAGGCCACATCGTCGACAGCCACTACAAACGTGATGGGTGGCGGAGAGCTGGTCAACTGCATAGCCTATGATGATAACACCTTGGTCATTGAGAGAAAGCCGTCACCTACATCTCCGGCCACCTCCAGGCGATATCTTAAGGCCGAGACGCCGACGCGAGGCAGTCGGAAATACAATCGCAaatcggcagcagcaaaaagtgatTTGGAGGTGGTTATTGTGAAGCCCGAGCATCATCACCAGCATCGCTCGCCGACGATAACGCTGCCTGTGCCCATTAAGACAACATCAGCAGGAGCTTCTCCATCTGGAACGTCGCCATCGGGAGCAGGCACACCTTCGGTGCTGCAACAAAG TTGCAGTGCGCTTGAGGTTCCTGACGACTCCAGCCAGCCGAGCAGCACAAATAAGAGACCAAGCAACAGCGAACTTGCGCTCAGCACGGTCACCAGCCAAATAGTCAACAATAGCACCTACAAGCTCGACTTTAAGCAGCGTCGCCACAAAAACGGCAACGGGAACGGGGAGGCACCAGGCGGATCGGGACCAAATCAGGGGGGCAGTGCCTCGGCGAACGGCAGCAAGCGACGGAAGTCAAGCTGTGCATCCTGCgcaggagcgggaggaggCGCCAGTGCCCCAGGAGGAAGCAGTCAGCGGCTGACGCCGGAAGAGGCCCTTGTCGCGGCAGCTCAATCAGCGGCTGCCTCGGCATCttcgtggcagcagcagccacaaaatagTGTCACAAGTGCGGGTAGCACCAATAGCAGCTTTAGCAGCGGCGGCCGGGACGAGGACAGCAGCTACAGTGCCGTTGGaggggacagcagcagcagcaatagctgCAACTGCGACATCACTGGGGACAACAGCACATTACACGGCTTCGGGGTCGGGGACGTTAGCAGTTTCATTGGGGACGACGACTGccaggacgacgacgacgacgatccCAACCAACCGGATCTCAGCTCGCAAACCCTAAGGACAGCGGCGATTGTCGCGGCGGTTGCCGCTGCCAAGGAGGACCAGGACCAGTCCTTGGGCGGAGCCGGAGGGATCACCGACTGTGAGAGCTTTAGCGAGCGTCGCCAGGATGCGGATGATGGTGTGCGGATCGTACGGGCCAGTGGCAACAATGATTCACTCGAGGATGTCGGCGATGTGGATGACAATGCCGATGTGGTTGTAAGGAAAAATACGCGCAACCGGCCCTCCATCAGGAGGACATGTAGGATCAccgaggaggacgacgacgcTGAAGAGTTCTACGACGACGAAGAGGTGGACGACGACGAGCCAGAGGGCACAACCATTGATATTgatgagcaggagcagctggcccataacgacgacgacgacgacgaggaggaggaggagcaggacgGCGACGTTGAAGgtgacgaagacgacgacgacgtcgacgagtactacgaggaggaggaggacgacacCCAGGCCTTCTCCCCATTCTATTCCAGCTCAGCGGAGCTGATTGACAACTTCGGAGGCGGTGCCGGCAAATTCTTCAACATCATGGACTTTGAGCGTGGCGCTTCCGGTGGCGGCTTCACGCCGAACGGCAATGGCGGAGCCGCCGGCGGTGGCGATGCCTCCCACTCGGCGCGATATGATGGCGCCGAAACGGATCTCGGAGGCGGCAACACCATCATGG GCATTGATTCCATGGGCATTGCAAACATTCCGGAAACCATGAACGGCACAACAATTGGACCCAGCGGCGCTGGTGGCCAAAAAGCTAATGCCGCCGCTGCCGGCCAGAAGAGGCCACAGCGTCGTGGCAAGCCGCAGCCAGATCGGCCGCAGCGAGCGCTATTCTGCCTCAGCGTAAAGAATCCACTGCGAGCCATGTGCATACGCATTGTAGAGTGGAA ACCATTTGAGTTCCTTATTTTATTAACCATTTTTGCCAACTGTGTTGCCTTGGCCGTTTACACGCCTTATCCGGGCAGCGATTCGAATGTGACGAATCAAACCTTG GAAAAAGTTGAATATGTATTCCTAGTTATATTCACAGCGGAATGTGTTATGAAAATTGTAGCATATGGTTTTATGTTACATAATGGTGCATATCTAAGAAATGGATGGAATTTATTAGATTTTACAATTGTAGTTATAGG AGCGATAAGTACGGCACTCTCCCATTTGATGAAGGATGCTTTCGATGTGAAGGCATTGCGTGCCTTTCGTGTGCTGCGTCCGTTGCGACTCGTATCGGGTGTACCAA GTCTACAGGTTGTgctaaattcaattttaaaggCCATGGTGCCCTTATTTCACATTGCCCTCCTGGTCATATTCGTAATAATAATCTACGCGATCATTGGCCTCGAGTTGTTCTCCGGTAAATTGCACAAGGCTTGTCGCGATGAGATCACAG GTGAATACGAGGATGAAATCCGGCCCTGTGGCGTAGGCTATACGTGTCCGGAGGGCATGAAGTGCTACGGTGGCTGGGATGGGCCCAACCAAGGCATTACCAATTTCGACAACTTTGGATTAGCCATGTTGACGGTGTTCCAGTGCGTCACCCTCGAAGGTTGGACTGATGTTCTCTACAGC ATCCAAGATTCCATGGGCAGCGACTGGCAGTGGATGTACTTCATTTCGATGGTCATTCTGGGTGCGTTTTTTGTGATGAACTTGATTCTTGGTGTGTTGTCCGGTGAGTTCTCCAAGGAGCGTAACAAGGCCAAGAACCGCGGAGACTTCCAAAAGCTGCGCGAGAAGCAGCAGATTGAAGAGGATCTTCGTGGCTATCTCGACTGGATCACCCAGGCCGAGGATATCGAGCCGGATGCTGTGGGCGGCCTCATTCAAGATGGCAAGGTGAAGCAGTCGAACGAAATGGATTCCACAGAGAATCTGGGAGAGGAGATGCCCGAAGTCCAAATGACTGAGTCCCGATGGCGCAAAATGAAGAAGGACTTCGACCGAGTCAATAGGCGAATGCGTCGTGCCTGTCGTAAAGCCGTCAAATCCCAAGCCTTCTATTGGCTGATCATTGTTCTGGTGTTTCTCAACACAGGCGTCTTGGCCACGGAGCATTATCAGCAAATGGATTGGCTGGACAACTTTCAAG AATATACAAACGTTGTCTTCATTGGCCTCTTCACCTGCGAAATGCTGTTGAAAATGTACAGTCTGGGCTTTCAGGGCTACTTCGTTTCGCTGTTCAATCGCTTTGACTGCTTTGTCGTGATTGGCAGCATTTCGGAGACGCTGCTCACAAACACGGGTATGATGCCGCCGTTGGGTGTCTCCGTGCTGCGTTGTGTCCGTCTCCTGCGCGTCTTCAAAGTAACCAA ATACTGGCGGTCTTTATCAAATCTCGTTGCTTCCCTTTTGAACTCGATACAATCAATTGCTTCGCTTTTGTTACTGCTCTTCCTGTTTATTGTGATATTCGCTTTGCTGGGCATGCAAGTTTTTGGcggtaaatttaattttgatggCAAAGAGGAAAAGTATCGAATGAATTTCGATTGCTTTTGGCAGAGTCTGCTCACAGTATTTCAG ATCATGACTGGTGAGGATTGGAATGCCGTGATGTATGTGGGCATTAATGCCTATGGCGGTGTCTCCTCCTATGGTGCCTTGGCCTGTGTCTACTTTATCATCTTGTTCATATGCGGTAATTATATATTGCTGAACGTGTTCTTGGCCATTGCTGTCGATAACTTAGCTGATGCCGACTCGTTGTCCGAGGTGGAAAAAGAGGAGGAGCCT CATGAAGATCCGGCTCTGAAGAAATCCCACAGTCCGACTCCGACCATTGATGGAGAGGATGATGAGCATCTTAGCATTGATATAGATATGGAAAACAACGAAATGGATGAGGATAAAAT GGACCACGAAACACTCTCAGATGATGAAGTGCGTGAAATGTGcgaggaagaggaagaag TGGACGAAGAAGGCATGATTACAGCACGCCCACGTCGTATGTCTGAGGTTAATACGGCCACGAAAATCGTACCCATACCGCCGGGCACAtcattctttcttttctcACAAACGAACag ATTTCGCGTCTTCTGCCATTGGCTCTGTAACCACAGCAATTTCGGCAACATTATTCTATGTTGCATTATGTTTTCCTCAGCCATGTTGGCCGCAGAGAACCCCCTGAGGGCAAACGACGATCTGAATAAA gtactcaataaatttgattattttttcaCGGCAGTTTTCACAATAGAACTGATTCTGAAATTGATTTCATACGGCTTCGTTTTACACGACGGAGCCTTTTGCAGATCCGCATTTAATCTTTTAGATTTACTTGTGGTCTGTGTCTCATTGATATCCCTAGTATCCAG TTCGAATGCGATCTCAGTCGTGAAAATTCTTCGTGTGCTCCGTGTTCTAAGGCCACTCAGAGCCATTAATCGTGCCAAAGGTCTCAAG TATGTGGTCAAGTGCGTGGTAGTCGCAATCAAAACCATTGGTAATATCATGTTGGTTACATATTTGTTGCAATTCATGTTTGCGGTTATTGGAGTACAACTCTTTAAg GGGAAATTTTTCAAATGTTCTGATGGCTCCAAAATGACACAAGAGGAATGCTT TGGCACTTATCTGGTCTATGACGATGGAGATGTCCACAAACCGCGTCTCAGGGAACGTGAATGGACCAATAATCGATTTCATTTCGACGATGTAGCCAAGGGAATGTTGACTCTCTTCACAGTGTCTACATTCGAGGGCTGGCCAGG CTTACTGTATGTCTCGATTGATTCGAATCAAGAAGACGGCGGCCCAATACACAATTTCCGTCCCATTGTTGCTGCCTATTATATAATCTATATTATCATAATTGCCTTCTTTATGGTGAACATATTCGTCGGTTTCGTTATTGTCACTTTCCAAAATGAGGGTGAACAGGAATACAAGAACTGTGATCTGGATAAGAACCAGCGAAATTGTATAGAATTCGCACTGAAGGCGAAGCCCGTGCGGCGCTATATACCCAAGCACGGGATACAGTATAAGGTGTGGTGGTTCGTGACATCTTCGTCATTTGAGTACACCATATTCATACTGATCATGATAAATACAGTCACACTGGCCATGAAATTCTATAATCAACCGCTATGGTATACGGAGCTTTTAGACGCCTTAAACATGATATTTACGGCAGTGTTTGCACTGGAATTTGTCTTTAAATTGGCGGCTTTCCGATTCAAG AATTACTTTGGGGATGCCTGGAACgtttttgatttcattatCGTTTTGGGCAGTTTCATCGACATCGTTTACTCTGAAATAAAG AGCAAAGATACTTCTCAAGCGGCTTGTGATATTGTCGAGGGCTGCAAGTCCAAGGCTAAGGCG GCTGGTTCCAATTTGATTTCCATCAACTTCTTCCGCCTGTTTCGAGTGATGCGCTTGGTTAAGCTTCTCAGCAAGGGCGAAGGTATACGAACGTTGCTTTGGACCTTCATTAAATCATTTCAGGCGCTGCCCTACGTAGCTCTACTTATAGTACTTCTCTTCTTTATCTATGCGGTTGTGGGCATGCAG GTCTTTGGTAAAATAGCGTTAGATGGAGGGAACTCCATttcacacaacaacaacttccAGACGTTCCAACAGGCGGTTCTCGTGCTGTTCCGTTCGGCCACTGGCGAGGCTTGGCAGGATATCATGATGTCCTGTTCGGCGCAGCCGGACGTCAAGTGTGACATGAACTCGGATACGCCGGGAGAGCAATGCGGCTCATCCATAGCCTATCCCTACTTTATATCTTTCTATGTACTCTGCTCATTCTTG ATCATAAATCTGTTTGTGGCCGTCATTATGGATAACTTTGACTATCTCACACGAGATTGGTCCATTCTGGGCCCCCATCACTTGGACGAGTTTATTCGCCTATGGAGCGAATACGATCCGGATGCCAAGGGTCGGATCAAGCATCTTGACGTTGTCACATTGCTGCGAAAGATATCCCCACCGCTGGGCTTCGGTAAGCTCTGTCCACATCGCATGGCCTGCAAGCGTTTGGTGTCCATGAACATGCCCCTCAACTCGGACGGCACTGTTCTCTTCAACGCCACCCTTTTCGCGGTCGTTCGCACCTCGTTGAGCATCAAGACTGAGGGCAACATTGACGATTGTAATTCGGAGTTGCGGGCCACCATCAAGCAGATCTGGAAGCGGACCAATCCAAAGCTTTTGGATCAGGTCGTTCCCCCGCCGGGCAACGACGATGAGGTGACGGTGGGCAAGTTCTATGCCACGTATCTGATACAGGACTACTTCCGACGCTTCAAGAAgcgcaaggagcaggagggtAAGGAGGGTCACCCCGACAGCAATACGGTCACCTTGCAGGCTGGTCTGCGTACCCTACACGAAGTGTCGCCGGCTCTCAAACGTGCCATATCCGGCAACCTGGATGAGTTGGCCGAAGAGCCTGAGCCAATGCATCGC CGCCACCACACGCTCTTTGGCAGCGTGTGGTCCTCTATTCGCCGTCACGGCAATGGAACCTTCCGGCGCAGTGTCAAGGCCACCCAGAGCAACGGAGCCCTGACGATCGGCGGCTCCGCTTCGGCGGCCGTAGGAGTTGGCGGCAGCACCTTGGTGCTGGGCTCCGATCCCGCCAGCGGGGACTATCTGTACGACAGCCTGAACCGGAGTGTTGCGGATGGTGTTAACCACATCACACGGAACATCATGCAGGCACGAATGGCGGCCGCCGGTAAGCTCCAGGACGAGCTGCACGGCGCGAGCAGTGGGGGAGAGCTGCGCACCTTCGGCGAGAGCATCTCGATGCGGCCCCTGGCCAAAAACGGGgctggagccggagctggCGGGATGGGCATGGGAGCGGCCACAGTGGCCGGCACCCTGCCACCCGAGGCCAATGCGATTTCTTATGA CAACCGCAATCGTGGTATTTTATTGCATCCATATAACAATG TCTACGCACCCAATGGTGCTATTCCTGGCCACGAGCGCATGATCCAATCGACCCCAGCTAGTCCCTACGATCAGCGTCGTTTACCAACTTCATCTGAAATGAACGGCCTGGCCGAGTCATTGATTGGAGGG GTACTCGCCGCTGAGGGACTGGGGAAATATTGTGATTCCGAATTTGTTGGCACGGCTGCTCGGGAGATGCGGGAGGCTCTAGACATGACGCCGGAGGAAATGAATCTGGCCGCTCATCAGATACTGTCCAACGAGCATTCATTGAGTCTcattggcagcagcactggAAGCATATTCGGAGGCTCGGCAAGTGGAGCTGCCGGTGTtggtggaggtggtggaagcagcagcatacgCAATGCCTttggcggcagtggcagtggaccGTCCTCGCTCTCGCCCCAGCATCAACCATATTCGGGAACACTACAGTCACCACCGATACCAGACAATCGTCTGAGACGTGTTGCCACTATAACGaacacgaacaacaacaacaagcaacagcttggccaaaattcaaataatttgACTACAAATAGCCAAACGAACATGTCAGcagccaaccagcagcagcagaaatcgCCACAACGTGGTCCAGGGAATCAGAACTTCTCCTCATAG